Within the Corallococcus exiguus genome, the region GTGGCCATCCACGAGCCCGACCCGTATCTGGCCCAGACGTACCGGTTCGGGATGCTGGAGGACTTCGACCACCTGTACCGCTACTCCGCGCTCTACGACCGGCTGGAGGGGCAGGACCCCAACAACATCACCCAGTCCTATACGGACATCATTCCGGGCCGCCCCACGTCCGTGGAGCACCGCCATCCGCTGGACGACCTGCGCCGCCCGTATGACCGCAAGGCCGCGGATCCGCTGTCCAAGCTGCACGCGATGACCATCACCGCGTCCGAGTTCCAGACGCACGACTACTACATGACCGTGGGCCCCACGTTCACGGACCCCGTCGCGCGGCAGCTCTACGCGGAGATCGCCTCCATCGAGGAGCAGCACGTCACCCAGTACGGCTCGCTGATGGACCCCGGCGAGTCCCTGCTGGAGAAGTGGATGCTCCACGAGGCCATGGAGGTCTACAACTACCACTCGTGCCTCGCGTACGAGACGAACCCGCGCATCAAGGAGGTGTGGCAGCGGTTCGTGGACTACGAACTGGGACACCTCCACTACGTGATGGAGCTGTTCAAGAGCCTGGAGCAGCGTGACCCCGCGGAGGTGCTGCCCCGCACGCTCCCGGAGCCCATCGCGTTCAAGGAGCACCGCGAGTTCGTGCGCAAGGTCCTCTCGCAGGAGGTGGACATGCGCTCCGACGGCACCGAATACGTGGACAAGTCGCAGCTGCCTCCGGACCACCGCACGCTCGTGTACCAGGCGCAGCTGAACTCGGAAGGGTCGCCCTCGGAGACGGCGGCGGCTGGATACAAATGGAGGCCGGGCACGGAGCTCGCCGCGAAGGCGGAGCGCATGGGCTCGGTGCTGGAAGGCAGGAGGCTGCAATGAGCAAGGACACCCTCGCCGACGTGGGGATGAACCGCACCGGCATCAAGACGTCACCCGTGGACAGCAAGGACATCATCGCGGAAGCGGAGCGCGCGGAGCCCAGCAGCCCGGGTGACGCGAGGGCCATCGCGGAGGTGCGCAAGCAGTACATGCGCGAGGCTGGTGACGGCCTGGGCCGCGTCCCGCCGCCCGCGAGCCTCAAGGGCATGGCGAAGACCGCGGTGGACATGCTCAAGGGCGGCAAGCCCACCGTGCTCATCGACAAGCTGGGCGAACGGCTCGCCTTCGAGCGCACCGGCGTCCGGCTCTACGAGGGCGCGCTCTCCAAGCTGGAGGTCTTCGGCAGCTGGGAGGGAGGTCCGTCGCGCGAGCTGCTCATGAAGATCCTCGATGATGAGCTGAGCCACTTCGCGCTGCTGACGGAGGCGCTGGAGAAGCTGGGCGCGGACCCCACGGCGATGACGCCGTCAGCGGACCTCACCTCGGTCATCTCCATGGGCGTGCCCGCGGCCATCTCCGACCCGCGCACCAACCTGCGGCAGGCCACTCAGGCGCTGCTGGTGGCGGAGTTGACGGACAACGCGAGCTGGGAGCTGCTCATCGACCTGGCGCGCGGCCTGGGCCATGACACGCTCGCGGACCGCTTCACGTTGGCGCTGGACGCGGAGGCCGAGCACCTGGCGCTGGTGAAGGGCTGGCTCGCGTCAGGCGTGGCCACGGAGGCGCGTGCCCCCATGGACTCCGCGTCCGTCCCCGCGCAGCCCTGAGGCCAGCCGGGCAGGCAGGCGGACATGGCAGGCCGTTGTGCGAGGACACAGCTTGTGGGCTCGCACAACGGCTTCGTCACGTCCGGGAGGAACGA harbors:
- a CDS encoding ferritin-like domain-containing protein — encoded protein: MSKDTLADVGMNRTGIKTSPVDSKDIIAEAERAEPSSPGDARAIAEVRKQYMREAGDGLGRVPPPASLKGMAKTAVDMLKGGKPTVLIDKLGERLAFERTGVRLYEGALSKLEVFGSWEGGPSRELLMKILDDELSHFALLTEALEKLGADPTAMTPSADLTSVISMGVPAAISDPRTNLRQATQALLVAELTDNASWELLIDLARGLGHDTLADRFTLALDAEAEHLALVKGWLASGVATEARAPMDSASVPAQP